In Glycine max cultivar Williams 82 chromosome 7, Glycine_max_v4.0, whole genome shotgun sequence, a single window of DNA contains:
- the LOC100305453 gene encoding deoxyhypusine synthase isoform X1: MVDVVVTTTGGIEEDLIKCLAPTYKGDFSLPGAYLRSKGLNRIGNLLVPNDNYCKFEDWIIPIFDQMLGEQNNENVLWTPSKLIARLGKEIKNESSYLYWAYKNNIPVFCPGLTDGSLGDMLYFHSFRNPGLIVDIVQDIRAMNGEAVHASPRKTGMIILGGGLPKHHICNANMMRNGADYAVFINTAQEYDGSDSGARPDEAVSWGKIRDSAQTVKVHCDATIAFPLLVAETFASRVKPHH, from the exons AGGAGATTTCTCTTTGCCTGGAGCATATCTGCGCTCAAAAGGGTTGAATCGGATTGGTAATTTATTGGTCCCGAATGACAACTATTGCAAATTTGAGGACTGGATTATTCCTATCTTTGATCAGATGTTGGGGGAACAAAATAATgag aatgTGTTGTGGACACCATCTAAGTTAATAGCTCGATtgggaaaagaaataaaaaatgaaagctcTTACCTTTACTGGGCATACAAG AACAACATTCCAGTTTTCTGTCCGGGCTTAACTGATGGCTCATTGGGGGACATGCTGTACTTCCATTCCTTCCGCAATCCTGGTCTGATTGTGGACATAGTGCAAG ATATAAGGGCAATGAACGGTGAAGCAGTACATGCAAGTCCCAGGAAGACCGGAATGATAATTTTAGGAGGTGGCCTTCCAAAACATCACATTTGCAATGCCAATATGATGCGCAATGGTGCAGACTATGCTGTTTTTATCAATACTGCACAAGAATATGATGGGAGTGATTCTGGAGCTCGTCCAGATGAAGCTGTTTCATGGGGAAAGATACGAGACTCTGCTCAGACTGTTAAG GTACACTGTGATGCAACAATAGCATTTCCTCTGCTGGTTGCTGAAACGTTTGCTTCAAGAGTGAAACCTCACCATTGA